CCATTATGGTTGCAGTAACGGATAGATTCGCGCAAAGCCGCTTCCGGTTCGGCAGCGGAAGCGTATTTGCGCGTATGGAAACATTCCGACTTTAATGTGCCGAAGAAGCTTTCCACGGCCGCATTGCCCAAACAGTTTCCTTGCGCGACATGTTTTGCACCGGTTTGCATTTGCCCGATTCAATTTGGTAATCCCGCGCCCATACCGATCCGAACACAGTATCGGCTTTTCAGACGGCCTTGACTTCTCCAATGCCTCTTTCAACATCTTGCCGGCCAAATTGAAAGCAGGCCGGGTGGGGGTGCGGCAACCGATGATTTCTCCGTTAAACCAGTCCGTCAGCGGCAACAGTTGCGCTTTTTCCCACCGGCATCGAGTCCGGCAACCGATGATTGCCTTGTTGAACCAATCCATCAGCGAAGAAAGATACAACTTTTCTCCCGCATTATTGAGCTCCGTGGCAGCCCTTACCCGTTTCCCATTTGGCTTTTCCGCCTTGAAACGGCGTTGCAGGATAGCGGCACAACGTTGCCGGCCTCTTTCGAACGGGCGATGGACGGCATTGGCACCGCCGTACCGCCGCCCCGGCCCGACACCGCCTTCAGACGGCTGATTGTCTTGTGGTTGGCCAACATCCCTGCATAGCGGATTGCCGCCGTTATCCTGCGGCAGCCGCAGCGTCCTTTGTGTTGCCGGCAAGCCGCACGGATATGCCGTTTCAAACCGGCATATTGGTCTTCCGCCGAATGCGCTGCCGGTTGGCAGCAGAAGGCAGTAGCATGTACCGCGCCCCGAATCTTCCCCGGCGCCGTCTGAGCAGCCGTGGCTGCGGAAGATACTATGCGGCTGCCCCATCATCTCCAAAGCCGTTTCAAAGGATAGTCCTGCCTTAATCCTGAGACGACTCGGCATCTTTCTGCCGCGCTTCGTTCTTCCCGGATTCAGACATCGGGCTGTTTTCAGACGGCCTTTGCCCGCGGTATCGGGCGGTTGTCGGGCCGGTATGGAATCCGCCGGCCGGGGCGCGTCCCTTTGGGGATACCCCTTCATTTCTGACCATGACATGGCGTTCATCTTGAGATTCAAAGGGTTGCAATCCAAAGGGCAGTCGGAGATGCCTGGCTTTTTTAACGGTTTGAGCTTTTTCACAGGTTTCCCGCCTTTCGGGCCGGGCTTCAAACACTGTGAGATACGGCCTTTGGCTGCCCGCAGCATTCGGCTGAAAAAAGCCCGTATGCCGACTTTATCGAACAGCTGCCGGATGCAGGGTTCAAAGCCAAAAACAGCAGAACGCAGGCAGCTTTGTTGAAACCGGCAGGACGGCCCTCCGTCAAAACGATGACGGAATATGGCTTTAACTTTGCAACGGGTGCGCCCTAAGCCCGATTGACGGAGTTGTCGGACTTAAGTTTTATCGAAAAGCACGAAAATGCGGTGCTGCCGGGCCCCGGCCGGGCAGGTGAAACCCATTTGGCTGTTTCTTTGGCTTATCCGGCAGTAATGGCGGGTATCAGTAACGGCAGCCGATTTGATGCTGCAACCGGCGGCGCATAATCGAGGAAAGCGGAAATCTTATCTGCAAGGTTCGGTTATGGGTCCGAGGCTGCCGGTGATTGATGAAACCGGCTGTTTACCGTTTGGAAGGGAAGACGCCAACCTGTTCTTCAATGTTGCGGCCAAACGGTATGGGCGGGGCAGCATGATTCTGACGGCCGATTTGCCGTTCAGCCGGCGGGCCGGGGCTTTTGCCAACGATACGGCTTTGACTGCCGCCATGTCGGACAGATTACTCCGCCATTGTCATGTTGTTCGGATAAGTGGAGAGAGTTACCGTTTGAAGGACAAAAAGAAGATAGGCATTGCGCCTGTGATAAAGGAGATTTACCCCCCGTGAGATGGTTACAACCAAACTGCCGATTTCGGCTTTCTTTAAAGTGGTCAGTTTCTGACGGCCGTGGACAACTAAAAATTCCTGCTCTCGGATTAAACGGATGTTGGGAATTTCCCCTGTTGTCCCGTGCACCGGTGCATCGGCTGTTTGAGAAAGCCGTTTGCCGATACAGCCATCGGCCGTCTGAACATCCGAAAGCAAACCTGAAGAACGCAATGTCGCCTGCAAAGGCATGATGAAACCGGATTTCAGGTAACGCTTGAAAAGCTCCACTCTGCTTTTAGTCCCAGCCCTATATGGGCGGC
This genomic interval from Neisseria musculi contains the following:
- a CDS encoding IS3 family transposase, which gives rise to MQTGAKHVAQGNCLGNAAVESFFGTLKSECFHTRKYASAAEPEAALRESIRYCNHNGINWNEKD